The Pseudodesulfovibrio cashew genomic sequence CTTCAAACTGGACGACGGGTTCATCGTCGGCTACGGCCTGGACTACGCCGAACGCTACAGAGAGTTGGACGGAATTTACGAATTGTCCACGGAATAAGGATAATCGGAGTAATACATTATGATCGTCACCTGCCCGAATTGCCAGACCCGCTACAACCTGCCCGACGACAAGGTGCCGGCTGGAGGCGCCAAGGTCAAATGCTCCAAGTGCGCCCACGTGTTCAAGGCGGAACTGCCGCCGTCCACCCCCGAGGAGGAAGTGGAGAGCCTGCTGGAAGAGCAGGCTCCGGCCACGGACACGCAGGCGGGTGACGATTTCGACGAGACCTTCAACGAAATGGCCGCCGGGGCCGGAGGGGAACCCTCGGAAGAGCCGGGCGATGAACTCGGCGATGAGGAGGGTGCGACAGCGCCTGCAGAGCCTGCCTCCGACGACGCCGGGCCCGAAGAATCCATGCCCGGCATGGACGATCTTTTCGACGAGGTGGAGGATGCCTCCGAGCCTGACGAATCTCCCGAAGCTCCCGAGTCCGAAGACGATTCTCTCTTCGAGGAGGAAGAGGATGCCGGGAGCATGGCCGACGATGTGGAGGCCCTGTTCGGCGACGACGAAGAAGACGACACCGACGATCTCTTCGCCGATGACGAGGAGGATGAAGGCGGGACCGATGTGGACGATCTCTTCGGCGATGACGAAGAGGAGGAAGAGGAACCGGGTGATGCCGGCGCTCCGGTTGAGGATGATCTTTTCGCGGAAGACGACTTGGAAGACGAGGGCCTCGAAGATGAGGAAGGCGAAGAAGATGCCTTCAAAGGCAAGACGGATTTCGGCCTTGATGAGACTGCCGAGGAACCCAAAAGCAACCGCAAGCAGTTGGGATGCCTTGTCATTCTCCTGGTTGTCCTCCTTGGTCTCGGTGCCGCGATATATTTCCGGGCCTGGACTCTGCTCGGGGTCGACCTGGGCACCTACTTTCAGAACGTGCCGTACATCGGCAAGCTGTTCATGGAAGAGACCGGTGGCGATGGCGAGACCGCGCCCGGGGAATCCCCGGCCGACCGGGTCCGCAAGATAGAGCTCCGCAACGTCAAGCAGTACTACGTGGCCAACGAGAAGACCGGCAACCTGTTCGTGGTCGAAGGCAAGGCGGTGAACAAGTTCACCACGCCCAAGGAACGGATAAAAGTCGAGGTGGTTCTCTATGACGGCACGGGCAACGTGCTTACCTCCAAGTCCTTCCTGTGCGGCAACGTGCTTTCCCAGTTCCAGCTGCAGGTGCAGACCCGCAAGGAGATCGAGGAAGGGCTAGCCAGCGAAGTCGGCATTCTTTCCAACAACACCTTCCTCAGGCCCGGGGCGTCCACGCCCTTCATGGCCGTGTTCTTCGAGCCCCCGGCAGGGGTCAAGGAGTTCCTGGTCAAGGTGGTCGACGTGGGTGATCCCGAGTAAACGGGAGCACCAGTAAAGAGAGCGGGGGAGGCGCTTGCGCGCCTTCCTTTTTGTTAAAAAGGAATACCGCTCAGGCCAGGCGTGACACCGCTTTCCGGAGGGTGAGGCACTTTGGGAGAAAAAGCACAAATATGCCAGAAACGCATTGACGCGAAACCGGCCCCTGTGTTACTTCTCCTCCACTTGTGAAGGATTGCACGAAATGGTTTTTCCGGGTCGTGGCCCGGTCAGGGTGAAACTACTTCACAAGGAAGCGAACATGTTCTTTTCAAAAGACGGACGATGGAAAAATGTAGTGCAGGTCGGCGGAACGGCCAGCACCATGGGACTGCACATTGTGTCGGCCATCATCGTCGGACTGACGTTCGGATACTTTCTGGACGATTATTTCGGGACCAAGCCCTACCTGATCATGATCTTTTTCGTGCTCGGGGTG encodes the following:
- a CDS encoding AtpZ/AtpI family protein; the protein is MFFSKDGRWKNVVQVGGTASTMGLHIVSAIIVGLTFGYFLDDYFGTKPYLIMIFFVLGVLAGFKAVFEDFRKLQRRQEEQQHGSLKQEGKKSAGDDQSEA
- a CDS encoding DUF3426 domain-containing protein, which produces MIVTCPNCQTRYNLPDDKVPAGGAKVKCSKCAHVFKAELPPSTPEEEVESLLEEQAPATDTQAGDDFDETFNEMAAGAGGEPSEEPGDELGDEEGATAPAEPASDDAGPEESMPGMDDLFDEVEDASEPDESPEAPESEDDSLFEEEEDAGSMADDVEALFGDDEEDDTDDLFADDEEDEGGTDVDDLFGDDEEEEEEPGDAGAPVEDDLFAEDDLEDEGLEDEEGEEDAFKGKTDFGLDETAEEPKSNRKQLGCLVILLVVLLGLGAAIYFRAWTLLGVDLGTYFQNVPYIGKLFMEETGGDGETAPGESPADRVRKIELRNVKQYYVANEKTGNLFVVEGKAVNKFTTPKERIKVEVVLYDGTGNVLTSKSFLCGNVLSQFQLQVQTRKEIEEGLASEVGILSNNTFLRPGASTPFMAVFFEPPAGVKEFLVKVVDVGDPE